One part of the Buchnera aphidicola (Ceratovacuna keduensis) genome encodes these proteins:
- the nuoE gene encoding NADH-quinone oxidoreductase subunit NuoE produces MINDKEKKFILKELNKYENSDAVIVESLKFVQKRLGWISLDTMSEISKIISVPVSKIESIATFYNQIFRKPVGKNIIKYCDGVVCYINGYKKIKNAISKHLNINTGCTTKDNKFTLIPICCLGNCDNSPTIMINENLFSNITVKSAINILESIK; encoded by the coding sequence AAGAACTAAATAAATATGAAAATTCTGATGCTGTTATTGTAGAATCTTTAAAATTTGTTCAAAAAAGATTAGGATGGATATCTTTAGATACCATGTCAGAAATTTCTAAAATTATTTCAGTTCCAGTATCAAAAATAGAAAGTATTGCTACATTTTATAATCAAATATTTAGAAAACCAGTAGGTAAAAATATTATAAAATATTGTGATGGAGTTGTATGTTATATAAATGGGTATAAAAAAATAAAAAATGCAATTTCTAAACATTTAAATATAAATACTGGTTGTACTACTAAAGACAATAAGTTTACTTTAATACCAATTTGTTGCTTAGGAAATTGTGATAACAGTCCTACTATTATGATAAATGAAAATTTGTTTTCTAATATTACTGTAAAATCTGCTATAAACATATTAGAGAGTATAAAATGA
- the nuoF gene encoding NADH-quinone oxidoreductase subunit NuoF — translation MNNYFYKYEETHPLTWRIKKFKKTIFIDEYENKRGYLALKFALKNLSPDEVVSIIKKSKLKGRGGGGFLTGEKWSLIPKKNYFGKTYLLCNADEMEPGTYKDRFLMEKIPHLLLEGILLSAYAIQASCSYIFLREEYFLSKFLLEKSILEAKEKRYIGKNILNSGFNIEIFIHTGAGRYICGEETALINSLEGKRPNPRSKPPFPSQSGLWNKPTCVNNVETLSNVPAIILNGYKWYKNISKNNDTGTKLMGFSGKVKKPGLWELPFGTTSREILEDYAGGMKDGYNLKAWFPGGAGTGILTKHYLDISMDFNSLNLVGSRLGTGICIAVDNKINIVSLLLNIEIFFSRESCGWCTPCREGLPWSVKILKDLKNKKGRIGDIEILEEICKNLSIGKTFCAFAPGAISPLYNAIKYFRKEFENGIDFNLPIIKNKVFGIQSNNLNNI, via the coding sequence ATGAATAATTATTTTTATAAGTATGAAGAAACTCATCCTTTGACATGGAGAATAAAAAAATTTAAAAAAACTATTTTTATAGATGAATATGAAAATAAAAGAGGATATTTAGCATTAAAATTTGCTTTAAAAAATCTTTCTCCTGACGAAGTTGTTTCTATAATAAAAAAATCAAAATTAAAAGGAAGAGGAGGTGGAGGATTTTTAACTGGAGAAAAGTGGAGTTTAATTCCTAAAAAAAATTATTTTGGAAAAACATATTTATTATGTAATGCTGATGAAATGGAACCTGGTACATATAAAGATAGATTTTTAATGGAAAAAATACCTCATTTACTTTTAGAAGGAATATTGTTAAGTGCTTATGCTATTCAAGCATCTTGTAGTTATATATTTTTGAGAGAAGAATATTTTCTTTCAAAATTTTTATTAGAAAAATCTATATTAGAAGCAAAAGAAAAAAGATATATAGGTAAAAATATATTAAATAGTGGTTTTAACATAGAAATTTTTATACATACAGGAGCTGGTAGATATATATGCGGAGAAGAAACTGCATTAATAAATTCTTTGGAAGGCAAAAGACCTAATCCTAGATCAAAACCTCCATTTCCATCTCAGTCAGGATTGTGGAATAAACCTACATGTGTGAATAATGTAGAAACTTTGTCAAATGTTCCTGCAATAATACTTAATGGATATAAATGGTATAAAAATATTTCAAAAAATAATGATACCGGTACTAAATTAATGGGATTTTCTGGAAAAGTAAAAAAACCTGGACTTTGGGAATTGCCATTTGGAACAACATCTAGAGAAATATTAGAAGATTATGCAGGAGGCATGAAAGATGGATATAATTTAAAAGCTTGGTTTCCAGGAGGAGCTGGAACTGGAATATTAACTAAACATTATTTAGATATATCAATGGATTTTAATAGTTTAAATTTAGTAGGAAGTAGATTAGGAACTGGAATTTGTATAGCTGTAGACAATAAGATTAATATAGTATCTTTATTATTAAATATAGAAATTTTTTTTTCTAGAGAATCTTGTGGATGGTGTACTCCATGTAGAGAAGGTTTACCTTGGTCAGTAAAAATATTAAAAGATTTAAAAAATAAAAAAGGTAGAATCGGTGACATTGAAATATTAGAAGAAATATGTAAAAATTTAAGTATAGGTAAAACTTTTTGTGCTTTTGCTCCTGGAGCTATAAGTCCTTTATATAATGCTATTAAATATTTTAGAAAAGAATTTGAAAATGGAATAGATTTTAATTTACCTATTATTAAAAATAAAGTGTTTGGAATTCAGTCAAACAATTTAAATAATATATAA
- the nuoG gene encoding NADH-quinone oxidoreductase subunit NuoG, whose product MVTILIDRKRYEVDSSKNILQNCLENNVNVPYFCWHPSLGSVGSCRQCAIKHKFIDFNGIVQTKIIMSCMSKPEKNMEIYVHEDDEVNKFRKSIVEMLMLHHPHDCPICPEGGNCHLQDITVVSNHNIRRYRYKKRIYKNQYLGRFISHEMNRCISCYKCVRFYKDYADGKDFDVYGLSNNLYFGRVKDGDLENEHSGNLIEICPTGVFTDKLHNKNYSRKIDMSHTPSICNFCSVGCNIIGSERLGIFRKVENRYHGDINGHFICDLGRFGHQFINKKNVPLYPFLLKKNKRLKLSKKQAIKEAKNILKKSKIILGIGSYRSNIENNFALLNFVGKKNFSNGMIEKESECNNIIVNFLKKNCTNIPTLKEIENYDASIIIGQDITITAPRMSLSIRQSAKNQINNKNFDFKKICNFLKISSKNKIFNKINSSIFILSNDYTKLDDISKINYYSDYENQSKFLFFLEKVISNKKIEKCDFFTSKKEKILYISEILKKCKKPLIILSFHDNNLNLIKSCINLIDSLKRINSNLGSIFLTSGPNSISTSIMSNISLEKILKKAYEEKNVSIILMENDLYRLISKNIIEKILKKDNKIIVLDHLNTDSMKSFNLSLPVNSFLESTGTIVNYEARSQRYFKILDKKQYNKLSLRMDSWKWISKIYYEINKKKFKCSSLENIINLCLNKIPDFEGIQNSSPRSNFRIIGQKIPRYPNRASGRTVLRNSKKDFKKNVIYDSETMFSMSMEGHHNFNNKISHIPFVWNPGINSSQAWNNISKKNFFSGKKLFKFIKKKNIKKNKISFYKSFNKNELIVTRYISLFSCDEISQFYKNFVKEDEFIPGFVNLKYANFLKLKKGSILLFRFNSKNFKIIIYFSKFLKYGYISLPIGSFKIPLFLNGYKIKKFKII is encoded by the coding sequence ATGGTTACAATATTAATAGATAGAAAAAGATATGAAGTAGACTCATCAAAAAATATATTGCAAAATTGTCTTGAAAATAATGTTAATGTTCCATATTTTTGTTGGCATCCTTCTTTAGGAAGTGTGGGTTCTTGTAGACAATGTGCTATAAAACATAAATTTATAGATTTTAATGGAATTGTTCAAACTAAAATAATAATGTCATGTATGTCCAAACCTGAAAAAAATATGGAAATTTATGTACATGAAGATGATGAAGTAAATAAATTTAGAAAAAGTATTGTTGAAATGTTAATGTTACATCATCCTCATGATTGTCCTATATGTCCAGAAGGAGGAAATTGCCATTTACAAGATATTACAGTTGTTTCAAATCACAATATTAGAAGATATAGATATAAAAAAAGAATATATAAAAATCAATATTTAGGAAGATTTATATCTCATGAAATGAATAGATGTATTTCTTGCTATAAATGCGTTAGATTTTATAAAGATTATGCTGATGGAAAAGATTTTGATGTATATGGTTTATCTAATAATCTTTATTTTGGAAGAGTTAAAGATGGTGATTTAGAAAATGAGCATTCTGGAAATTTAATAGAAATTTGTCCTACTGGAGTTTTTACTGATAAATTACATAACAAAAATTATAGTAGAAAAATTGATATGAGTCATACACCTAGTATATGTAATTTTTGTAGTGTTGGATGTAACATAATAGGTAGTGAAAGACTAGGAATATTTAGAAAAGTAGAAAATAGATATCATGGTGATATAAATGGTCATTTTATTTGTGATTTAGGAAGATTTGGTCATCAATTTATTAATAAAAAAAATGTTCCATTATATCCATTTTTATTAAAAAAAAATAAAAGATTAAAATTAAGTAAAAAACAAGCTATAAAAGAAGCTAAAAACATTTTAAAAAAATCAAAAATAATATTAGGTATAGGATCTTATAGGTCTAATATAGAAAATAATTTTGCTTTATTAAATTTTGTAGGAAAAAAAAATTTTTCTAATGGAATGATTGAAAAAGAAAGTGAATGTAATAATATTATAGTAAATTTTTTAAAAAAAAATTGTACTAATATACCTACATTAAAAGAAATAGAAAATTATGATGCTTCAATAATTATAGGTCAAGATATTACTATTACAGCTCCTAGAATGTCTTTGTCCATTAGACAATCTGCAAAAAATCAAATTAATAATAAAAATTTTGATTTTAAAAAAATATGCAATTTTTTAAAAATTTCTTCTAAAAATAAAATTTTTAATAAAATTAATAGCTCTATTTTTATATTAAGTAATGATTATACTAAATTAGATGATATTTCTAAAATAAATTATTATAGCGATTATGAAAATCAATCTAAATTTTTATTTTTTTTAGAAAAAGTTATTAGTAATAAAAAAATTGAAAAATGTGATTTTTTTACTTCTAAAAAAGAAAAAATTTTATATATTTCTGAAATATTAAAAAAATGTAAAAAACCTTTAATAATATTGAGTTTTCATGATAATAATTTAAATTTAATAAAATCTTGTATAAATTTAATAGATTCTTTAAAAAGAATAAATTCTAATTTAGGAAGTATTTTTTTAACTTCAGGACCTAATAGTATTAGTACTTCTATTATGAGTAATATTTCATTAGAAAAAATTTTAAAAAAAGCATATGAAGAAAAAAATGTTTCTATAATTTTGATGGAAAATGATTTATATAGATTAATATCAAAAAATATTATAGAAAAAATTTTAAAAAAAGATAATAAAATAATAGTATTAGATCATTTAAATACAGATAGTATGAAAAGTTTTAATTTGTCATTACCTGTTAACAGTTTTTTAGAAAGTACTGGTACTATAGTAAATTATGAAGCTAGATCACAAAGATATTTTAAAATACTTGATAAAAAACAATATAATAAATTATCTTTAAGAATGGATAGTTGGAAATGGATAAGCAAAATATATTATGAAATTAATAAAAAAAAATTTAAATGTAGTAGTTTAGAAAATATAATAAATTTATGTTTAAATAAAATTCCTGATTTTGAAGGAATACAAAATTCTTCTCCTAGATCTAATTTTAGAATAATTGGACAAAAAATACCAAGATATCCTAATAGAGCAAGTGGTAGAACAGTATTAAGAAATAGTAAAAAAGATTTTAAAAAAAATGTTATATATGATTCAGAAACCATGTTTTCCATGTCTATGGAAGGACATCACAATTTTAATAATAAAATAAGTCATATACCTTTTGTTTGGAACCCTGGAATAAATTCTTCTCAAGCTTGGAATAATATTTCTAAAAAAAATTTTTTTTCTGGAAAAAAATTGTTTAAATTTATTAAAAAGAAAAATATTAAGAAAAATAAAATATCTTTTTATAAAAGTTTTAATAAAAATGAATTAATTGTAACTAGATATATTTCTTTGTTTTCATGTGATGAAATATCACAATTTTATAAAAATTTTGTAAAAGAAGATGAATTTATACCTGGTTTCGTAAATTTAAAATATGCAAATTTTTTAAAATTAAAAAAAGGTAGTATATTATTATTTAGGTTTAATTCTAAAAATTTTAAAATTATAATATATTTTTCAAAATTTTTAAAATATGGTTACATTTCTTTACCAATAGGATCATTTAAAATTCCATTGTTTTTAAATGGTTATAAGATAAAAAAATTCAAAATAATATAA
- the nuoH gene encoding NADH-quinone oxidoreductase subunit NuoH, producing MNILLNFISAFSFVILITMLGAFLSILERKVLAILQNRCGPNRVGWFGSLQILADMIKIFFKEDWIPPFSKKFIFFISPIIAFCISLFMFFIIPFYNKCNILNINIGILFFLMLVSLTMYSTILSGISSGNKYSLLGSIRSISQIISYEIFLGISLMSIIIKSNSYNINDIIISQKYVWNIIPQFLNFLVFFIASLAICHRHPFDQPESEQEISDGYRIEYSGMKFGMFFISEYISIFSVSAFIACIFFGGYLGINNFPISCIILKTFILVFLFILVRASIPRPRYDKIISFGWKFCFPVSLLNLFGTTLFVLIYN from the coding sequence ATGAATATTTTATTAAACTTTATAAGCGCTTTTTCTTTTGTTATTTTAATAACTATGTTAGGAGCTTTTTTAAGTATATTAGAAAGAAAAGTTTTAGCTATATTACAGAATAGATGTGGTCCTAATAGAGTTGGTTGGTTTGGTAGTTTACAAATTTTAGCTGATATGATAAAAATATTTTTCAAAGAAGATTGGATACCTCCATTTAGCAAAAAATTTATATTTTTCATATCTCCAATAATTGCATTTTGTATATCATTATTTATGTTTTTTATAATTCCTTTTTATAATAAATGTAATATATTAAATATAAACATAGGAATATTATTTTTTTTAATGTTAGTTAGTTTAACTATGTATTCTACTATTTTATCTGGAATATCTAGTGGTAATAAATATTCTTTATTAGGATCTATAAGATCTATTTCTCAAATTATAAGTTATGAAATTTTTTTAGGAATATCATTAATGTCTATAATTATAAAATCTAATTCTTACAACATTAATGATATTATAATAAGTCAAAAATATGTTTGGAACATTATTCCACAATTTTTAAATTTTTTAGTTTTTTTTATAGCTAGTTTAGCGATCTGTCATAGACATCCTTTTGATCAACCAGAATCTGAACAAGAAATATCTGATGGATATCGTATAGAATATTCTGGTATGAAATTTGGAATGTTTTTTATTTCTGAATATATATCAATTTTTTCTGTTTCAGCATTTATTGCATGTATATTTTTTGGAGGATATTTAGGAATTAATAATTTTCCTATATCTTGTATAATTTTAAAAACTTTCATCTTAGTATTTTTATTTATATTAGTTAGAGCATCTATTCCTAGACCTCGATATGATAAAATAATTTCTTTTGGATGGAAATTTTGTTTTCCTGTTTCATTATTAAATTTATTTGGTACTACACTTTTTGTTTTAATATATAATTGA
- the nuoI gene encoding NADH-quinone oxidoreductase subunit NuoI: MLFLKNILYGFFSQIRSMFFTFINIFCKSETVMYPEEKTKLFPRYRGRIVLTKDKDGYERCVACNLCASVCPSSCIILQQKKDKNGRSYPKFFKIDFSRCIFCGLCEEACPTAAIQLLPDFELSDYKKKDLIYEKEDLIISNQGKYLDYDFYSVSGVKIKNKNFSKNNNSINHVDTKKILP, translated from the coding sequence ATGTTATTTTTAAAAAATATTTTATATGGTTTTTTTTCTCAAATAAGAAGTATGTTTTTTACTTTTATAAATATTTTTTGTAAAAGTGAAACTGTTATGTACCCGGAAGAAAAAACAAAATTGTTTCCTAGATATAGAGGAAGAATAGTTTTAACAAAAGATAAAGATGGTTATGAAAGATGTGTTGCATGTAATCTTTGTGCTTCTGTATGTCCTTCTAGTTGCATAATTTTGCAACAAAAAAAAGATAAAAATGGAAGAAGTTATCCAAAATTTTTTAAAATAGATTTTTCTAGATGTATTTTTTGTGGTTTATGTGAAGAAGCTTGCCCTACTGCAGCAATACAACTTTTACCAGATTTTGAATTATCTGATTACAAAAAAAAGGATTTGATATATGAAAAAGAAGATTTAATAATTTCTAATCAAGGAAAATATTTAGATTATGATTTTTATTCAGTTTCTGGTGTTAAAATAAAAAATAAAAATTTTTCTAAAAATAATAATTCTATAAATCATGTAGATACAAAAAAAATATTACCTTAA
- a CDS encoding NADH-quinone oxidoreductase subunit J, translating to MQFIFFLSSFTLLISILFIIFVNDLLYSTLLLIISFLSTSVIFFLLGSYLAGFFQVIIYSGAILLLFVFIIMMIDKKDNFFIINLDIKNFINFFLLFLVSSIFFIDITYSVLKYFNITQLSEIVDMKRVGKILFSDYFFVVELSSMLLLESLIISFYLNKNYKDIK from the coding sequence ATGCAATTTATATTTTTTTTATCTAGTTTTACTTTATTAATTTCTATATTGTTTATAATTTTTGTAAATGATTTATTATATTCAACATTATTATTAATAATTTCATTTTTATCAACTTCTGTAATATTTTTTTTATTAGGTTCATATTTAGCTGGATTTTTTCAAGTTATTATTTATTCTGGAGCAATTTTATTATTATTTGTTTTTATAATAATGATGATTGATAAAAAAGATAATTTTTTTATAATTAATTTAGATATTAAGAATTTTATTAATTTTTTTTTATTATTTTTAGTTTCAAGTATCTTTTTTATAGATATAACATATTCAGTTTTAAAATATTTTAATATCACACAACTTTCTGAAATAGTTGATATGAAAAGAGTTGGAAAAATCTTATTTTCAGATTATTTTTTTGTGGTTGAATTGTCTTCTATGCTGTTATTAGAATCGTTAATTATATCTTTTTATCTCAATAAAAATTATAAAGATATTAAATAA
- the nuoK gene encoding NADH-quinone oxidoreductase subunit NuoK has product MIPIFYCFILSVLIFSLGTLIFFIKNNLFLMMIGLEIMINACLLLFIISGNYWNNESGQIIYIFIITSSAAEVCVSLSLLLKFYKINNTLNVNLLSELKK; this is encoded by the coding sequence ATGATACCTATATTTTATTGTTTTATTTTATCTGTTTTAATTTTTTCATTAGGAACTTTAATTTTTTTTATAAAAAATAATCTTTTTTTAATGATGATAGGTTTAGAAATTATGATCAATGCATGTTTATTGCTTTTTATAATTTCTGGTAATTATTGGAATAATGAAAGTGGACAAATAATTTATATATTTATAATTACATCTTCTGCAGCTGAAGTTTGTGTAAGTTTATCATTATTATTAAAATTTTATAAAATTAATAATACATTAAATGTAAATTTATTAAGTGAGTTAAAAAAATGA